A region from the Streptomyces sp. NBC_01445 genome encodes:
- a CDS encoding DUF2637 domain-containing protein, with translation MTRTHRILIGVVVAGAVVIAGIGFAGSYAAVRSLALQKGFGNFSYVFPIGIDAGICVLLALDLLLTWIRIPFPLLRQTAWLLTAATIAFNGAAAWPDPLGVGMHAVIPILFVVSVEAARHAVGRIADITADKHMEGVRLTRWLLSPLPTFLLWRRMKLWELRSYEAVIKLEQERLVYQARLRSRFGRAWRRKAPVESLMPLRLARYGVPLAEMAPAGLVAAGVEPQLLPRRPQAPQLDQQVVRVEPAAGVLAQTAPSHGFAAPRQTQHPGDHDAEVEPPMVALEQEHQSWHEEHPERMPVPHPQEQEHQAPVPDASGGEPDKEWASFYRSAAEQFATDQGYEPDADELSLYLLEQYDVADQYGRPLAPEYLAPYVMAANREAEAARGVAVGDQAPVNASRAEDAGRVAVQMRISELERSQSQEAPAAEPTGEAPAAGTGTLAEPEPSGAAPTEAKPSGIDLVEFHYRQLPPESQGKSAKALAPELAALSGYAEGTVRKYIGEMRRRGSSEETG, from the coding sequence CTGACACGGACGCATCGGATACTCATCGGCGTGGTCGTCGCCGGTGCGGTGGTCATCGCCGGCATCGGTTTCGCGGGTTCGTACGCGGCCGTTCGCTCACTCGCGCTCCAGAAGGGGTTCGGGAACTTCAGTTATGTGTTCCCGATTGGCATCGACGCGGGTATCTGCGTACTGCTCGCCCTGGACCTGCTGCTGACCTGGATCCGGATACCGTTCCCGCTGCTGCGCCAGACGGCGTGGCTGCTGACCGCCGCGACGATCGCGTTCAACGGCGCGGCCGCGTGGCCGGACCCGCTCGGCGTCGGCATGCACGCCGTCATCCCGATCCTGTTCGTCGTCTCGGTCGAGGCGGCGCGGCACGCGGTGGGCCGGATCGCCGACATCACGGCCGACAAGCACATGGAGGGCGTGCGCCTCACGCGCTGGCTGCTCTCCCCACTGCCCACGTTCCTGCTGTGGCGCCGCATGAAGCTGTGGGAGCTGCGCAGCTACGAGGCCGTCATCAAGCTGGAGCAGGAGCGGCTCGTCTACCAGGCGCGGCTGCGGTCCCGCTTCGGCCGCGCCTGGCGCCGCAAGGCTCCCGTCGAGTCCCTGATGCCGCTGCGCCTGGCGCGCTACGGGGTGCCGCTCGCGGAGATGGCTCCGGCCGGGCTCGTCGCCGCGGGCGTCGAGCCGCAGTTGCTGCCGCGCCGTCCGCAGGCGCCACAACTGGATCAGCAGGTCGTGCGGGTGGAGCCTGCTGCTGGGGTGCTCGCGCAGACGGCGCCGAGCCACGGGTTCGCTGCGCCTCGCCAGACGCAGCATCCGGGCGACCACGACGCCGAGGTGGAGCCGCCCATGGTCGCGTTGGAACAGGAGCACCAGAGCTGGCACGAGGAGCATCCCGAGCGAATGCCGGTGCCGCACCCGCAGGAGCAAGAGCATCAGGCCCCGGTGCCTGATGCATCGGGTGGTGAGCCTGACAAGGAGTGGGCGTCCTTCTATCGGTCCGCTGCAGAGCAGTTCGCAACGGACCAGGGATACGAGCCGGATGCTGATGAGCTGTCCTTGTACCTGCTGGAGCAGTACGACGTCGCCGACCAGTACGGCCGCCCGCTCGCTCCCGAATACCTCGCCCCGTACGTGATGGCCGCCAACCGGGAGGCGGAGGCCGCTCGTGGAGTGGCAGTGGGGGACCAGGCTCCGGTGAATGCCAGCCGGGCCGAGGATGCGGGGCGGGTCGCAGTCCAGATGCGTATCAGCGAGCTGGAGCGGTCGCAGAGTCAGGAAGCGCCTGCGGCCGAGCCGACGGGCGAAGCACCTGCCGCCGGCACCGGGACGCTCGCCGAGCCCGAGCCGAGCGGAGCAGCGCCGACTGAAGCGAAGCCGTCGGGGATCGACCTGGTGGAATTCCACTACCGGCAGTTGCCGCCGGAGTCCCAGGGGAAGTCCGCGAAGGCGCTCGCTCCCGAGCTTGCCGCACTGTCCGGCTACGCAGAGGGCACGGTGCGCAAGTACATCGGCGAGATGCGGCGGCGCGGTTCGAGCGAGGAAACCGGCTGA